Proteins encoded by one window of Lathyrus oleraceus cultivar Zhongwan6 chromosome 1, CAAS_Psat_ZW6_1.0, whole genome shotgun sequence:
- the LOC127115643 gene encoding exocyst complex component EXO84A yields the protein MSLDHTPFITPRGSVSTSIGNSAELDANLTLSEKLKVFKSSTFDPNAYVASKSRSMNEKEIRHLCAYLVDLKKASAEEMRKSVLANYSAFIRTSKEISDLEGELLSMRNLLSNQAALVHGLAEGCQLGSLVTGNEDSDMDDIINEKTDISKTEKWLIGYLETLDVLLAEKRVNESMAALEEGEKMTKEIIQGKTLSPSLFHALQNAITEHRQKLADQLAETICQPSTRGAEIRSTALALKILGDGPRAHTLLLKSHKEKLSRNMQSLESTTYGGVSAYTASISHLVFSTISQAASDSLTVFAGEEPAYTSELVTWAVRQAEHFSLLLKKRILVSIAASGGLRIASECVHVCLSHCHLLEASGMALSPVLVKHFRPFVEQALHTNLKRIEQSSAALAAADDWLLAYAPTSRNNNTGLPPVSSYSSLNSNQPKLSISAHKFNSMVQEIFEDVGPLEILQLDGLALEGLHQVFSFYVNLLINAMPGSAVIENLEGTGPKIVKIAETETQQIALLANAILLADELLPRAVIKLSVITKGDDDSQRRAPDKQRLPEQRELKKRFQREVDRLRDSFCRQHALELIFTEDGEPLLNAQIYLSMEEKGEIPEWFPSPIFQELFVKLTGVAGIVSDVFVGRERFATILLMRLAETVILWLSDDQAFWEEIETGPTPLGPIGLQQLYLDMQFVMIFSSQGRYLSRHLHQAIKNIIGRAIDAVAATGIDPMSVLPEDEWFVEVSEIAIKMITGKAVFDNVEEDDYSPTGFAQA from the exons ATGTCATTGGATCACACACCTTTCATAACTCCAAGAGGATCCGTTTCCACAAGCATTGGAAACTCTGCAGAACTTGATGCTAATCTCACACTCAGTGAGAAGCTTAAGGTTTTCAAAAGCTCTACTTTTGATCCCAATGCCTATGTTGCTTCCAAATCCCGCAGCATGAACGAGAAG GAGATTAGGCACTTGTGTGCTTATCTTGTTGACCTTAAGAAGGCTTCTGCGGAAGAAATGCGCAAAAGTGTTCTTGCTAATTACTCCGCCTTCATACG GACTTCCAAAGAGATTTCAGATCTTGAAGGGGAGCTGCTATCCATGAGAAACCTTTTATCAAACCAAGCAGCATTGGTGCATGGTTTAGCAGAAGGGTGTCAACTCGGTTCCTTGGTGACCGGAAACGAAGATTCAGACATGGACGATATAATAAACGAGAAAACAGACATATCCAAGACAGAAAAATGGCTAATAGGATATCTTGAAACCCTTGATGTTCTACTAGCTGAGAAAAGAGTGAATGAATCAATGGCTGCTTTGGAAGAAGGAGAAAAAATGACAAAAGAAATTATACAAGGGAAAACTCTAAGTCCGAGTTTGTTTCACGCGCTTCAGAATGCCATCACTGAACACAGACAAAAGCTAGCTGATCAGCTGGCAGAAACAATCTGCCAACCATCAACTCGCGGAGCGGAGATTCGATCAACAGCGTTAGCGTTGAAAATACTCGGGGACGGTCCTCGTGCTCATACGTTACTACTTAAATCTCACAAAGAAAAGTTGAGCCGTAACATGCAAAGTCTCGAGTCCACAACTTATGGAGGAGTAAGTGCATACACTGCATCAATTTCACACCTTGTTTTTTCAACCATTTCACAAGCAGCATCGGATTCTTTGACAGTTTTTGCTGGAGAAGAACCTGCGTATACTTCTGAGCTAGTAACTTGGGCAGTAAGACAGGCCGAGCATTTTTCGCTCCTCCTTAAGAAACGGATTCTCGTCTCGATAGCTGCATCAGGAGGTCTTAGAATCGCATCTGAATGTGTTCATGTTTGTCTTAGTCACTGTCATCTTTTAGAGGCTAGTGGGATGGCACTTTCACCTGTGTTAGTTAAACATTTTAGACCATTTGTTGAACAAGCACTTCACACAAATTTGAAAAGAATTGAACAAAGTAGTGCTGCTTTAGCTGCTGCGGATGATTGGTTGCTCGCATACGCGCCAACAAGTAGGAATAATAATACTGGCCTACCTCCAGTTTCTTCTTATTCTAGTTTGAATTCAAACCAGCCAAAGCTTTCAATCAGTGCTCACAAATTCAACTCTATGGTTCAG GAAATTTTTGAAGATGTAGGGCCACTTGAAATCCTACAATTGGATGGCCTTGCATTAGAAGGACTTCACCAAGTTTTCAGCTTCTATGTCAATCTGTTAATAAACGCAATGCCGGGTTCGGCTGTGATTGAGAATCTAGAAGGCACTGGACCCAAAATTGTTAAGATTGCTGAGACAGAAACGCAACAGATAGCATTGCTAGCCAACGCAATATTGCTAGCTGACGAGCTGCTACCGCGCGCTGTTATCAAACTTTCAGTTATCACAAAAGGCGATGATGATTCTCAGAGAAGAGCGCCGGATAAACAAAGACTTCCAGAACAGCGTGAACTGAAGAAGAGATTTCAGCGCGAAGTTGATCGTTTGAGAGACAGTTTCTGCAGACAACATGCCCTTGAACTGATCTTCACTGAAGATGGAGAGCCGCTTTTGAATGCTCAAATTTATTTGAGCATGGAAGAGAAAGGGGAGATACCTGAATGGTTTCCTTCTCCAATTTTTCAG GAGCTTTTTGTAAAGCTTACTGGAGTGGCAGGCATTGTATCAGATGTATTTGTGGGAAGGGAAAGGTTTGCAACTATTTTATTGATGAGACTTGCAGAAACAGTGATACTATGGCTTTCTGATGACCAAGCCTTTTGGGAAGAAATTGAAACAGGCCCAACTCCTTTGGGTCCTATCGGCCTTCAACAG CTTTATTTGGACATGCAATTTGTGATGATATTTTCATCACAAGGTCGTTACTTGTCTCGTCATCTGCATCAAGCTATTAAAAACATTATTGGTAGGGCTATTGATGCTGTTGCTGCTACAGGGATAGATCCCATGAG TGTTTTGCCAGAGGATGAATGGTTTGTTGAAGTTTCAGAAATAGCTATAAAAATGATAACTGGGAAAGCTGTTTTTGACAATGTAGAGGAAGATGATTATAGTCCAACTGGATTTGCCCAAGCATAA